The following proteins come from a genomic window of Spongiibacter tropicus DSM 19543:
- a CDS encoding Na/Pi cotransporter family protein, producing the protein MNQWMELAGGLGLFLVGVILMTDGLRAVAGELMRRALTRFTHSPASGALSGAVSTAILQSSSATTVAAVGFVGAGLLSYPQALGVIFGANLGTTITGWMVALLGFKLDLATLLLPVVLLGALLHLFGRGRTRAAGLAVAGFGLIFVGIDVMQSGMAGLEGKLTPTVFPDNTWLGRLQLLGLGVLITLITQSSSAGVATAITAVHGGALEFEQAAALVIGMDVGTTATALFATLGGSADTRRTGYSHVVYNLFTGLMAFVLLLPYVALWQWLSPDAIYQQAELALVGFHSLFNLLGVLLVLPLASQFARLMLWLVPPPEDAFTENLDRQLLRDPTVALEAVRHSLGRMFTALLQYTVALSRNQPSAQPERHRELGDAIERCQRFVDDIHLHPTDQQEWQSLLACMHMIDHMQRLHHRLADRETAQRWQDKGPPLHSGVVFDDGCRQLLKTVTSEDWAAAAEQAVAFAARCEQDTEQAREALMVDIAEGRENTVNGDRYLDALRWQRRSARHMARSLSYYQRLSGLSPYLPASGERQESL; encoded by the coding sequence TTGAATCAGTGGATGGAGCTGGCCGGAGGGCTGGGGCTGTTTCTGGTCGGCGTCATATTGATGACCGATGGTTTGCGGGCCGTGGCCGGAGAGCTCATGCGACGGGCCCTGACACGCTTTACTCACAGCCCGGCGTCGGGGGCTCTCAGCGGTGCGGTAAGCACGGCAATTCTTCAGTCGTCCAGCGCCACAACCGTGGCCGCAGTCGGTTTTGTCGGCGCGGGGCTGCTCAGCTATCCCCAGGCCCTGGGGGTCATTTTCGGCGCCAACCTCGGCACCACCATTACTGGCTGGATGGTTGCCCTGCTGGGCTTCAAGCTCGATTTGGCAACACTGCTGCTGCCGGTTGTTCTGTTGGGGGCGCTGCTGCATCTGTTCGGGCGAGGACGAACGCGCGCGGCCGGCCTGGCGGTGGCCGGTTTTGGGTTGATCTTTGTCGGCATCGATGTGATGCAAAGCGGTATGGCGGGCCTTGAGGGCAAGCTCACGCCGACCGTCTTTCCTGACAACACCTGGCTTGGGCGTCTCCAGCTATTGGGTCTGGGCGTGCTGATTACCCTGATTACCCAGTCTTCGAGCGCCGGGGTCGCCACCGCCATCACCGCGGTACACGGTGGGGCGCTGGAGTTTGAGCAGGCGGCCGCGCTGGTGATTGGTATGGATGTGGGAACAACTGCAACTGCCTTGTTTGCTACGCTGGGCGGCTCGGCTGACACTCGCCGCACCGGCTATTCCCACGTCGTTTACAATTTGTTTACCGGGCTGATGGCGTTCGTTTTGTTGCTGCCTTACGTTGCCCTGTGGCAGTGGCTTTCGCCCGACGCGATCTATCAGCAGGCCGAGTTGGCACTGGTTGGCTTTCACAGCCTGTTTAATCTTCTGGGTGTGCTGCTGGTACTGCCGCTGGCGTCTCAGTTTGCGCGGCTGATGCTGTGGCTGGTGCCGCCGCCAGAGGACGCATTCACCGAGAATCTGGATCGCCAACTGCTGCGCGACCCCACGGTTGCATTGGAGGCCGTGCGCCACAGCCTCGGTCGGATGTTCACGGCGCTGCTGCAGTACACGGTTGCGCTATCGCGTAATCAGCCGTCTGCGCAGCCAGAGCGGCACCGGGAATTGGGGGATGCGATTGAACGCTGCCAGCGCTTTGTCGATGACATCCACCTGCACCCTACCGACCAGCAGGAGTGGCAATCGCTGCTGGCCTGTATGCACATGATCGATCATATGCAGCGTCTGCATCATCGCTTGGCCGATCGGGAAACGGCGCAGCGCTGGCAGGACAAAGGGCCGCCGTTACATTCGGGCGTTGTTTTTGACGATGGTTGTCGGCAGCTGTTGAAAACGGTGACGAGTGAGGACTGGGCGGCGGCTGCAGAACAGGCTGTGGCTTTCGCCGCGCGCTGTGAGCAGGATACCGAGCAGGCGCGCGAAGCCCTGATGGTCGATATTGCCGAAGGGCGCGAGAATACCGTAAACGGTGATCGGTATCTGGATGCCCTGCGGTGGCAGCGACGCTCGGCGCGACACATGGCCCGCAGCCTGTCTTACTACCAGCGCCTGTCAGGGCTTTCTCCCTACCTGCCGGCCAGCGGCGAACGCCAAGAGTCGCTGTAG
- a CDS encoding YaiI/YqxD family protein, with the protein MKIWVDADACPVVVRQMLFRAAERTGVTVTLVANQSLPVPPLPQVSCLQVSSGFDVADNEIVKRCEPDDLVITSDIPLAAEVIAKGGMALNPRGERYTEDTIRSRLNMRDFMETLRASGIQSGGQNAYGQREKQAFANELDRLLARYHRTG; encoded by the coding sequence TTGAAAATCTGGGTGGATGCCGATGCCTGTCCGGTGGTGGTGAGGCAGATGTTGTTTCGGGCCGCTGAACGAACCGGTGTGACCGTGACGCTGGTGGCAAACCAGTCGCTGCCCGTGCCGCCGCTGCCACAGGTGAGTTGTTTGCAGGTCAGCAGTGGCTTTGATGTTGCCGACAATGAGATTGTAAAACGTTGCGAGCCCGACGATCTGGTGATCACCAGCGATATTCCTCTCGCGGCGGAGGTCATTGCCAAGGGCGGTATGGCGCTGAATCCGAGGGGCGAGCGCTACACCGAAGACACGATCCGCAGCCGTTTGAATATGCGTGATTTTATGGAAACCCTGCGCGCATCGGGAATTCAGAGCGGCGGTCAGAATGCCTACGGCCAGCGTGAAAAACAGGCGTTTGCCAACGAGCTGGACCGCCTGCTGGCGCGTTACCACCGTACAGGGTAG
- a CDS encoding thiol-disulfide oxidoreductase DCC family protein, which yields MTSLTLFYDGRCPLCVAEMRRLAELDSGARLIFEDINHADFSDRYPHIDPIAANRILHGQTNTGEMLYGLDVSCLAWKVVGKHRWMAALRWPVIRWFADIGYRWFARHRYTLSRYLTGQPRCTSHCENLPRHGK from the coding sequence ATGACGAGTCTTACCCTGTTTTACGACGGTCGCTGTCCACTCTGCGTTGCAGAAATGCGGCGCCTTGCCGAGCTGGATAGCGGCGCCCGGCTGATCTTTGAAGATATCAATCACGCTGACTTCAGCGACCGCTACCCTCATATCGATCCGATTGCCGCGAATCGCATTCTGCACGGCCAGACGAATACCGGGGAAATGCTCTACGGCTTGGATGTCAGCTGTCTGGCGTGGAAAGTCGTGGGCAAACACCGGTGGATGGCCGCGCTGCGCTGGCCGGTAATCCGCTGGTTTGCCGATATCGGCTATCGCTGGTTTGCCCGCCATCGCTATACCCTCTCGCGCTACCTCACCGGGCAGCCGCGCTGCACCAGCCATTGCGAAAACCTCCCCCGCCATGGCAAATGA
- a CDS encoding SDR family NAD(P)-dependent oxidoreductase gives MANEATLVVGASSAIAQALIRAQHQRGHRVIAISRRPASGQTDWLQCDYSDAQIADTIHALRELNCHWRRVFICNGVLHDEQAMPEKRLEDLSSTTLQARFLSNSILPAMWLQALLPLLPLLRGKTPCTVAVLSARIGSIADNQLGGWYSYRASKAALNMLLKTAAIEFSRRAKNIKLIAFHPGTTDSPLSAPFQHSVADDALFTPEFVAERLLSLCDAHSPDGQLSYLDWAGKPIAW, from the coding sequence ATGGCAAATGAGGCAACACTCGTTGTCGGCGCCAGCAGTGCCATCGCCCAGGCCCTCATCCGCGCCCAGCATCAACGTGGACACCGCGTTATTGCCATCAGCCGCCGCCCTGCAAGCGGCCAAACCGACTGGCTGCAATGCGACTACAGTGATGCCCAGATTGCCGATACCATCCACGCGCTGCGTGAACTGAATTGTCACTGGCGCCGGGTTTTTATCTGCAATGGTGTCCTTCATGACGAGCAGGCCATGCCCGAAAAGCGCCTAGAGGATCTGTCATCGACCACATTGCAGGCGCGTTTTCTCAGCAACAGCATCCTTCCCGCGATGTGGCTGCAGGCCCTGCTGCCACTGCTGCCACTGCTGCGCGGAAAGACGCCCTGCACCGTTGCGGTCCTCAGCGCCCGTATCGGCAGCATTGCGGATAATCAGCTCGGCGGCTGGTACAGCTACCGCGCGTCCAAGGCGGCATTGAATATGCTGCTGAAAACGGCGGCCATTGAATTCAGCCGGCGCGCCAAGAATATCAAACTTATCGCCTTCCACCCCGGCACCACTGACAGCCCACTGTCAGCACCGTTTCAACATTCCGTCGCCGACGACGCCCTGTTCACCCCCGAGTTTGTGGCAGAGCGCCTGTTGTCGCTCTGCGATGCGCATTCCCCCGACGGGCAGCTAAGCTATCTAGACTGGGCGGGAAAACCCATCGCCTGGTAG
- a CDS encoding response regulator translates to MGLGKYKPGQRELTGVGIDTPGGPVWLYKAALIACLVLIVGVAIFVDMLNSRYEQLNQRDAVRRDLSVVVARLESSIMGDIQAARALIAAVRLNPELEKTQMDQYAAPLLEGENNLRSLAVSRDYRLDYVYPLKGNEAALGLDFRDHPKQLAGLQRALQSGQPQLVGPINLVQGGQAIIIRLPVASRPTAGGANYAVSAVIDIDSLIRDTLGDSHGVRLDVAIRTFNSSEGTSASIAGKMSLFDPASNPVFSQVSLPYSQPWQLAATPAGGWPAEALFTPFRLGLLAASLFIFGGIFAISWLIQRRQESNQLLERLFELSPIGIVLNEFSSGQFISANSAMRERLGYSSAEFAHLSYQQITPPDFDESDKRFIATLHRDGRMGPYRKSLIRRDGSLMPVVINSILFNDSRGRQLIWSMIEDISDSQRAEQAMARQQEMLESMSVQARIGAWEYDVASGEWRWSEMIKEICGVSDEFEPDLVSTQDFYTNDAMRDDFRRGIRRAIKYGEAFSKELKIHTQDGRSLWVRVIGNPDMEEGRCLRIHGSFQDIDEQKRAAEALIKARDDAEQAARIKSEFLATMSHEIRTPMNGVLGMLNLLDNSRLDFEQERRVSIARSSARSLLSLIDDVLDFSRIDAGKMTLESQPFKLRELIEEVCESMSLRSQEKGLELIIDVSHIEVDTVVGDSARLRQVLTNLLGNALKFTEKGEVIVAASLHNNGRNWQLNCHVRDTGIGISAEKQDQLFTAFTQADASTTRRYGGSGLGLSISQKICEAMGGKITVTSLPGEGSDFCVTLPLEKSPDAETDGQPAAGKRIWLVEDNQSTRESLTRQLQRWGAEVMCSTSSEQALSQAESGSNQIANIDLVIIDRYMEGLDGTELVQFLRQEPLLSQLPIVLLCNIASEGTETHFRSLGFDAWYPKPITTANLREMLALDPMTASPMNARPLQRDTTYDSEQLSGRRVLLVEDNAVNQEVVRCLLDELGLQVTVAGDGEIALRLLKQQQNDDSPPFSAILMDCQMPHMDGYDCTRHIRAGLAGEAARQLPIIALTANALSGDREKCSAAGMDDYLSKPIEPERLQSKLINWIAPTAQERCPALEDGTCPEQRWNGAKALESVMGQEKTLNKLLLMFNDYSREQQSALRAAVTQANIEDIVRITHALKGSSGQLQGTALRDAAAALELAASENNWEKIHFLYPQLQQQWQLLCDCFERHLSRHASPIRQQMNS, encoded by the coding sequence ATGGGCTTAGGCAAATACAAACCGGGGCAGCGCGAGCTGACGGGCGTCGGAATCGACACGCCCGGCGGGCCTGTATGGTTGTACAAAGCCGCGCTGATCGCCTGTCTGGTGCTGATCGTTGGCGTTGCCATTTTTGTCGACATGCTCAACAGCCGCTACGAGCAGCTTAACCAGCGCGACGCCGTTCGCAGAGACCTCAGTGTGGTCGTCGCCCGCCTTGAAAGCAGTATTATGGGCGATATTCAGGCGGCAAGGGCACTGATCGCGGCCGTTCGCTTGAACCCCGAACTTGAAAAGACGCAGATGGATCAATATGCCGCCCCCCTGCTGGAGGGCGAGAACAATCTGCGGAGTCTGGCGGTCAGCCGTGACTATCGACTCGACTACGTCTACCCGCTCAAAGGCAATGAGGCCGCACTGGGCCTGGACTTTCGCGATCACCCGAAACAACTGGCCGGCCTGCAACGCGCCCTTCAAAGCGGCCAACCTCAGCTCGTCGGTCCGATCAATCTCGTACAAGGCGGTCAGGCGATTATCATTCGACTGCCGGTTGCCAGTCGCCCCACCGCAGGCGGCGCCAACTATGCCGTATCGGCCGTTATTGATATCGACTCATTGATTCGCGACACCCTGGGCGACAGCCACGGCGTCAGGCTCGACGTTGCCATCCGCACCTTTAACAGCAGCGAAGGCACCAGCGCCTCCATCGCGGGCAAGATGTCTCTGTTCGATCCCGCGTCAAACCCGGTGTTCAGTCAGGTCAGCCTGCCTTACAGCCAGCCTTGGCAGCTGGCCGCAACACCTGCTGGCGGCTGGCCCGCAGAAGCGCTTTTCACGCCTTTCCGGCTCGGGCTACTAGCCGCATCGCTGTTCATTTTTGGCGGTATTTTTGCGATCTCCTGGCTGATTCAGCGACGTCAGGAAAGCAACCAGCTTCTGGAGCGTCTGTTTGAACTGTCGCCGATCGGCATCGTTCTCAATGAGTTTTCCTCCGGACAATTTATTTCCGCCAACTCCGCTATGCGGGAACGGCTGGGCTACAGTTCCGCCGAGTTTGCCCACCTCAGCTATCAGCAAATCACGCCCCCGGATTTCGATGAAAGTGACAAGCGCTTTATTGCCACGCTGCACCGGGACGGTCGGATGGGCCCCTATCGCAAATCACTGATCCGCCGGGACGGCAGTCTGATGCCCGTTGTCATCAACAGTATTCTGTTCAACGACAGTCGTGGGCGGCAGCTGATCTGGTCGATGATTGAAGATATCTCCGACAGCCAGCGCGCCGAGCAGGCCATGGCCCGGCAGCAGGAGATGCTGGAGTCCATGAGCGTACAGGCCCGCATTGGGGCCTGGGAGTACGACGTCGCCTCTGGCGAGTGGCGCTGGTCGGAAATGATCAAGGAAATCTGCGGTGTCAGTGACGAGTTTGAGCCGGACCTGGTATCCACGCAGGACTTCTATACCAATGACGCCATGCGCGACGACTTCCGCCGTGGCATTCGCCGCGCGATCAAGTACGGCGAGGCATTCAGTAAAGAGCTGAAAATTCATACCCAGGATGGTCGCTCGCTGTGGGTACGCGTGATCGGCAATCCGGATATGGAAGAGGGCCGCTGCCTGCGCATTCACGGTTCCTTCCAGGATATTGACGAGCAGAAGCGAGCGGCGGAGGCCTTGATCAAGGCCCGTGACGACGCCGAGCAGGCCGCGCGGATCAAGAGCGAATTCCTTGCCACCATGAGCCACGAAATTCGCACCCCGATGAATGGCGTGCTTGGCATGCTGAATCTGCTGGATAATTCACGACTCGACTTCGAGCAGGAACGGCGGGTCAGCATCGCCCGCAGCAGCGCCAGATCGCTGCTATCGCTCATTGATGATGTTCTCGATTTCTCGCGGATCGATGCCGGTAAGATGACGCTCGAAAGTCAGCCCTTCAAACTGCGAGAGCTGATTGAAGAAGTCTGCGAAAGCATGTCACTGCGCAGCCAGGAAAAAGGCCTGGAACTGATTATCGACGTCAGCCACATCGAGGTTGATACGGTGGTAGGCGACTCTGCCAGACTGCGCCAGGTACTGACTAATCTGCTGGGCAACGCGCTGAAGTTCACTGAAAAAGGTGAGGTTATCGTCGCCGCCAGCCTGCACAACAACGGTCGGAATTGGCAGCTGAACTGCCATGTACGGGATACCGGCATCGGCATTTCTGCAGAGAAACAGGACCAGTTGTTCACGGCATTTACGCAGGCCGATGCGAGTACGACTCGTCGCTATGGCGGCTCGGGGCTGGGACTGAGTATCAGCCAGAAAATCTGCGAAGCCATGGGCGGGAAGATTACCGTGACCAGTCTGCCGGGCGAGGGCAGCGACTTCTGCGTGACGCTGCCGCTGGAGAAAAGCCCCGATGCAGAAACTGACGGCCAACCCGCTGCCGGCAAACGTATCTGGCTGGTGGAAGATAATCAGAGCACCCGTGAGAGCCTGACGCGTCAACTTCAACGCTGGGGCGCCGAGGTGATGTGCTCCACAAGCAGTGAGCAGGCCTTGAGCCAGGCGGAAAGTGGCAGCAATCAAATCGCCAACATCGATCTGGTGATTATCGACCGTTATATGGAAGGACTGGACGGAACCGAACTGGTTCAGTTTCTGCGTCAGGAACCGCTGCTCTCGCAACTGCCCATCGTATTGCTGTGCAATATCGCCAGCGAGGGCACTGAAACGCATTTCCGCTCACTGGGCTTTGACGCCTGGTACCCCAAGCCCATTACTACCGCCAATCTGCGCGAGATGCTGGCGCTGGACCCGATGACCGCGTCACCCATGAATGCCCGCCCACTTCAACGCGATACGACGTATGACAGCGAGCAACTGAGCGGTCGTCGTGTGCTGCTGGTTGAAGACAACGCCGTCAATCAGGAAGTGGTCCGCTGCCTGCTCGACGAGCTGGGGCTTCAAGTCACGGTCGCCGGAGACGGGGAGATCGCCCTGCGACTGCTAAAGCAACAGCAGAATGACGACTCTCCACCCTTTTCAGCGATCCTGATGGACTGCCAGATGCCTCACATGGACGGCTATGATTGCACCCGCCATATTCGTGCCGGCTTGGCAGGAGAGGCCGCCCGCCAGCTCCCGATCATTGCGCTGACGGCCAATGCCTTGTCTGGCGACCGGGAAAAATGCAGCGCAGCGGGTATGGATGATTATCTCAGCAAACCCATTGAGCCGGAGCGGCTGCAAAGCAAGCTGATTAATTGGATTGCGCCGACAGCCCAAGAACGCTGCCCAGCACTGGAGGACGGCACCTGCCCCGAGCAACGGTGGAATGGCGCGAAGGCACTGGAATCAGTAATGGGGCAAGAGAAAACCCTGAATAAACTGCTGCTGATGTTCAATGACTACAGCCGGGAGCAGCAAAGCGCGCTGCGGGCTGCCGTCACCCAGGCCAACATTGAGGACATCGTTCGTATTACCCATGCGCTCAAAGGCAGCAGCGGCCAGTTGCAGGGAACAGCCTTGCGGGATGCCGCAGCGGCACTGGAACTCGCAGCCAGCGAAAACAACTGGGAAAAAATTCACTTCCTCTACCCGCAGTTGCAGCAGCAGTGGCAATTGCTGTGCGACTGCTTTGAACGGCACTTGAGCCGCCACGCCAGTCCTATTCGCCAGCAAATGAACAGCTGA
- a CDS encoding methyltransferase → MSHTTPTHWQKTLQQIDTMLQEHVLLWQAEHARDHRAAQRQSRYASLFEALRRLSDDDVWQLQGDDLALLNTLQLHFSSARDIARLIHVPGAEALSAVEPPPGLPGKKWQQVQAFLNGLRPRQQRVVEWCSGKGLIGEALCLPPFLSPELSIEGLDIDEHLVSAGNQRAQKYQQPRRLHQCDIFSRASEQWLSPAHTVFALHACGGLHQHLLERGCEQGVAQILLSPCCYHRFVDRYVPLSAQLKASPLAPSTNDLRLAVRQTATARQGEREARRQLQLWHLATKQFAARRGVSMSSYRSLPHSAAKRGFDYFLAQQLDANRLPNKLVSDGERKELLDDAERLLCDQERRELAAMMFRRLLELRCVLDSVVYLEEHGYAVALDRFCSPQLSPRNLRIHAWRGASAIGGI, encoded by the coding sequence ATGTCGCATACCACTCCCACTCATTGGCAAAAGACCCTGCAGCAGATCGATACGATGCTGCAGGAGCACGTGCTGCTTTGGCAGGCGGAGCATGCTCGCGACCACCGTGCGGCTCAGAGACAGTCCCGTTATGCCTCCCTGTTTGAGGCGCTCCGGCGACTGAGTGACGACGACGTTTGGCAATTGCAGGGCGATGATCTTGCCCTGCTGAATACGCTCCAGCTACACTTTTCCTCCGCCCGCGATATCGCGCGGCTGATTCACGTTCCCGGCGCAGAGGCATTGAGCGCCGTCGAGCCCCCGCCCGGCCTGCCGGGCAAAAAGTGGCAACAAGTCCAGGCATTTCTCAACGGCCTGCGTCCTCGGCAACAGCGCGTTGTTGAATGGTGCAGCGGTAAAGGACTGATCGGTGAGGCACTGTGCCTGCCGCCCTTTTTGTCGCCAGAACTGTCGATAGAAGGGCTGGATATAGATGAGCATCTGGTCTCAGCAGGCAATCAGCGCGCGCAGAAATATCAGCAGCCGCGCCGCCTCCATCAATGCGACATTTTCAGTCGAGCCAGCGAGCAGTGGCTCAGTCCAGCCCACACGGTGTTTGCGTTGCACGCTTGCGGCGGTCTGCACCAACATTTACTGGAACGGGGCTGCGAGCAGGGTGTCGCCCAAATCCTGCTGTCGCCCTGCTGCTATCACCGTTTTGTTGATCGCTACGTACCGCTTTCAGCGCAACTGAAAGCCTCTCCACTCGCGCCATCGACAAACGACCTTCGCCTGGCCGTTAGACAGACGGCAACAGCTCGACAGGGCGAGCGGGAGGCAAGGCGGCAACTGCAGCTCTGGCACCTCGCCACAAAGCAATTCGCGGCGCGCCGGGGAGTGTCGATGTCGAGCTATCGCAGCCTGCCCCACAGCGCGGCAAAACGCGGCTTCGACTATTTTCTGGCGCAACAGCTCGACGCCAATCGGCTGCCCAACAAGCTGGTCAGTGACGGAGAGCGAAAAGAACTATTGGACGACGCAGAGAGGCTGCTGTGTGATCAGGAGCGGCGCGAACTGGCGGCCATGATGTTTCGGCGTCTGCTAGAGTTGCGCTGTGTGCTCGACAGCGTGGTCTATCTTGAGGAACACGGCTATGCGGTTGCGCTTGATCGCTTCTGCTCGCCCCAGCTAAGCCCGAGAAACCTGCGAATTCACGCCTGGCGAGGTGCGTCAGCGATCGGCGGAATATGA
- a CDS encoding TetR/AcrR family transcriptional regulator codes for MAHTQRRTQAQRREETQGKVLACARQLFGEKGYQGTALEDIASEAGTTIRPIYHYFGNKEALFEAVTDSYEQELLARLQQPGANGEPAGLAESWRRFMAMCDVPGFVQVVLFDAPHVLGRERLRGSGVVQQAQMRLDAMWPDRQLSERDRELYARMLLAALTEAGLMRGEYPDYDSSAAMMPFLEALDQFA; via the coding sequence TTGGCACATACCCAACGACGCACCCAGGCGCAACGGCGTGAAGAAACCCAAGGCAAGGTTTTGGCCTGTGCCCGCCAGCTCTTTGGTGAAAAAGGCTATCAAGGCACGGCGCTTGAAGATATTGCCAGTGAGGCCGGGACTACCATCAGGCCGATTTACCACTACTTTGGCAACAAAGAAGCGCTGTTTGAGGCAGTGACCGACAGTTATGAGCAGGAGTTGCTTGCGCGTCTGCAACAACCTGGCGCCAATGGCGAGCCTGCAGGTTTAGCTGAGTCCTGGCGCCGTTTTATGGCGATGTGTGATGTTCCGGGCTTCGTGCAGGTTGTGCTGTTCGACGCTCCCCATGTGCTGGGGCGTGAGCGGCTGCGTGGCAGCGGTGTTGTTCAGCAAGCCCAGATGCGCCTCGATGCCATGTGGCCAGATCGCCAGTTGAGTGAGCGCGACCGCGAACTCTACGCCCGTATGCTGCTTGCGGCGCTGACTGAAGCCGGCTTGATGCGCGGCGAATATCCCGACTATGACAGCAGTGCCGCCATGATGCCGTTTCTTGAAGCGCTGGATCAATTTGCCTGA
- a CDS encoding NADH:flavin oxidoreductase: MPHPANATPMDREAALQHCFSPATLNGITLKNRLIKAGTFENMTPGGRPSQRLEDFHCRLADGGVAMTNIGYCAVTGDGRLNENMMYMHEGIRGELSSLIDKLHARDCKVSGQMGHCGGFSKNRELKRKRPLGPNFAVNGLGVGCGMFFADGMTHADIDEMVAQYRDAAGFMKSVGFDSLEIHFGHGYGLCQFISPKTNKRKDEYGGSLENRMRLPLRVLAAVREAVGDDYPITGKISMTEGVRGGISYDDSVEISKLLDKGGIDAIVCSGGTSTMNPMIMFRGDNMLQPMLDNEKSLIMRSILRLAGKSLFRDYPYEDLYFLDQAKRIREAVQCQTIYIGGANGNDNFAELMQAGFDFVQIGRSLLSDPDLPNRSAADIGYRSRCLHCNECVGTIESPQGIHCTRFSL, encoded by the coding sequence ATGCCCCATCCCGCAAACGCCACCCCAATGGATCGCGAAGCCGCTTTACAGCATTGCTTCAGTCCCGCCACGCTCAACGGAATCACACTGAAAAATCGTCTGATTAAAGCGGGCACCTTCGAGAACATGACCCCTGGAGGTCGGCCGTCTCAGCGCCTGGAAGATTTTCATTGTCGACTGGCAGACGGCGGTGTCGCGATGACCAATATTGGCTATTGCGCGGTAACCGGCGACGGCCGGCTCAATGAAAATATGATGTACATGCACGAGGGCATACGCGGCGAACTCAGCTCACTGATCGACAAGCTTCACGCACGAGACTGCAAGGTATCCGGCCAAATGGGGCACTGCGGCGGCTTCTCGAAAAACCGCGAACTCAAACGTAAACGACCGCTTGGCCCCAACTTCGCGGTCAATGGCCTGGGTGTCGGTTGTGGAATGTTCTTTGCCGATGGCATGACACATGCCGATATTGATGAAATGGTCGCCCAGTATCGAGACGCCGCCGGCTTTATGAAATCCGTGGGCTTCGATTCACTGGAAATCCACTTCGGACACGGTTATGGACTCTGCCAGTTTATCAGCCCCAAAACCAATAAGCGCAAAGATGAGTACGGCGGCAGTCTGGAAAATCGCATGCGCTTGCCGCTACGTGTGCTGGCCGCCGTACGGGAGGCAGTGGGTGATGACTACCCTATTACCGGGAAGATCAGTATGACCGAAGGCGTTCGCGGGGGTATCAGCTACGACGATTCTGTCGAGATCAGCAAGCTGCTTGATAAGGGCGGGATAGACGCCATCGTGTGCAGCGGCGGCACCAGCACCATGAACCCGATGATTATGTTCCGCGGCGACAATATGCTCCAGCCGATGCTGGACAACGAAAAGAGCTTGATCATGAGGTCGATCCTTCGCCTCGCAGGAAAAAGCCTGTTCCGCGACTACCCTTATGAAGACCTGTATTTTCTCGATCAAGCCAAGCGTATCCGCGAGGCGGTGCAATGTCAGACGATCTATATCGGGGGCGCCAACGGCAACGATAATTTCGCGGAGCTTATGCAGGCCGGCTTTGACTTTGTGCAGATCGGCCGCAGCCTGTTGAGCGACCCGGATCTCCCCAACCGCAGCGCCGCCGACATCGGCTACCGCAGTCGCTGCCTTCACTGCAATGAATGTGTGGGGACAATAGAAAGCCCCCAAGGCATTCATTGCACTCGCTTCAGCCTATGA
- a CDS encoding DUF2256 domain-containing protein, whose amino-acid sequence MVHHKTQLPSKICPACQRPFNWRRKWKHQWDEIRYCSQRCRQARRVHSEK is encoded by the coding sequence ATGGTTCACCACAAGACGCAGCTCCCCAGCAAAATCTGTCCGGCCTGCCAGCGCCCCTTTAACTGGCGGCGGAAATGGAAGCACCAATGGGATGAAATCCGTTACTGCTCACAGCGCTGCCGACAAGCGCGGCGAGTTCACTCGGAAAAGTAG